A portion of the Desulfuromonas thiophila genome contains these proteins:
- a CDS encoding alginate export family protein, whose translation MHQACLDYLAPAQTRLRLGRQKIVLEDARLIGNVDWRLNGQSFDALSLTSQPLADLSLFAAAINQVNTITLDLDHLYLFNARYRLASFASLTGYLYLLDSEDRRASARDSATWGVRLAGQQAG comes from the coding sequence GTGCACCAGGCCTGCCTCGATTACCTGGCGCCGGCGCAGACGCGCCTGCGTCTTGGCCGGCAGAAAATCGTGCTGGAAGACGCCCGCCTGATCGGCAATGTGGACTGGCGTCTCAATGGTCAGTCCTTCGACGCTCTGAGCCTGACCAGCCAGCCGCTGGCGGATCTGAGCCTGTTTGCCGCCGCGATCAACCAGGTCAATACCATCACCCTCGATCTCGATCACCTCTATCTGTTCAATGCACGTTACCGTCTGGCGAGCTTCGCCAGCCTGACGGGTTATCTCTATCTGCTTGATAGCGAAGACCGCCGCGCCAGCGCCCGCGACAGCGCCACCTGGGGGGTGCGTCTGGCCGGACAGCAGGCGGGCTAG